In Mercurialis annua linkage group LG5, ddMerAnnu1.2, whole genome shotgun sequence, a single genomic region encodes these proteins:
- the LOC126680364 gene encoding uncharacterized protein LOC126680364 — protein MRSVPPREENDEPILPEYVRLFEKQKKKKNGNWVDDEAEEAYKKLLDLHNEQLEKHGVDNLLTSEAYTIVLGHKSGYQRGLGQGPPPFRGVNAGGQFRCSDIVDQNAINARIQAEVEQKVTELSAKKEVEFNEKLRSELDAFSREKEVELRVKIQNELESKLRNELQQEMQNQMRLMFEQEFSTMKQAQTADSHSSSEAAANILDKGSNIARSKVVR, from the exons ATg CGTAGCGTTCCACCTCGAGAAGAAAATGATGAACCAATCCTACCGGAATATGTAAGGCTttttgagaaacaaaaaaagaaaaagaatggcAATTGGGTAGATGATGAGGCTGAGGAAGCATATAAAAAGCTATTGGATTTACATAACGAGCAGCTCGAGAAACATGGTGTAGATAATCTTTTAACATCAGAGGCTTATACAATTGTTTTAGGTCACAAATCAGGGTATCAGAGAGGGTTGGGTCAAGGACCTCCACCTTTTAGAGGTGTAAATGCGGGTGGACAATTTCGCTGCAGTGACATTGTGGATCAAAATGCTATAAATGCTCGAATTCAAGCAGAAGTAGAACAAAAAGTTACTGAGTTATCAGCTAAAAAAGAAGTTGAATTCAATGAAAAGCTACGATCCGAATTAGATGCATTCTCTAGAGAAAAAGAAGTGGAACTTCGAGTGAAAATTCAAAATGAGCTAGAAAGTAAATTGCGTAATGAGTTGCAACAAGAAATGCAAAATCAAATGCGCTTAATGTTTGAACAAGAGTTTTCCACCATGAAACAAGCTCAAACTGCT GATTCACATTCATCTTCAGAAGCTGCTGCAAATATATTAGATAAAGGGTCCAATATAGCACGAAGCAAAGTTGTACGTTAA
- the LOC126680571 gene encoding uncharacterized protein LOC126680571, protein MKRKTYITSKELSQAATTKARRHKTPAWTPPPPPPPLARSQLESSMPPPPQPVLQEASIQSPPLRRLLDTSLHVPTRPESSSRQRPPQVLIPPVPPIQDSLTSPINGDDHLENPPTPQSCSTPIPNHSTGSNTNYRHSSDISYIYVENKKFLPDGNSIARNISSVFSEKQDPTGYTWSVVNADMKTFYWQDFERIYSWNPSDAKVIKATWNRVASTHYNQTLAKWRSSWKRKKSIPEGVKEEIWNSWLKKWESEDWKKKSEQASKNRNSEPCGPGTGVAKHTGGSKSALEHAKTMVIEGGVNEWTFFRKFHMRKDGEFVDSKSRITNDKIQAAVDLASQPLEDGTTPVVDINAIYYDVVGGEKKRRVYGLGSQASVFYPRHLPSTSTPSNCSTSDDVKRMMESLKEQHEFLSKKEEAITEKLNFLSEKEKTIEEKMEKLERMQQDCLRGFQSLNNDM, encoded by the exons ATGAAACGTAAGACTTATATAACGTCAAAAGAACTATCACAAGCAGCAACGACAAAAGCTAGACGACATAAAACACCAGCATGGACACCACCCCCGCCGCCGCCGCCTTTAGCACGGTCACAACTAGAATCATCAATGCCACCGCCACCACAGCCAGTACTACAAGAAGCATCAATACAATCACCACCACTACGGCGACTATTAGATACATCATTACACGTACCAACACGACCAGAATCATCATCACGACAACGGCCACCACAAGTATTAATACCACCTGTGCCACCTATACAAGACTCACTCACTTCGCCAATAAACGGTGATGATCATTTAGAGAATCCACCTACACCACAGTCATGTAGTACACCTATTCCTAATCATTCTACTGGATCCAACACGAACTACCGGCATTCATCGGACATTTCTTACATATATGTCGAGAATAAAAA ATTTCTACCTGACGGTAATTCTATAGCTCGAAACATTAGCTCCGTATTTAGTGAGAAACAAGATCCAACGGGATATACCTGGAGTGTTGTAAATGCAGATATGAAAACATTTTACTGGCAGGATTTTGAG AGAATATACTCCTGGAATCCTAGTGATGCAAAGGTTATTAAAGCCACATGGAACAGAGTTGCATCAACTCACTATAACCAAACTCTTGCTAAGTGGAGAAGTTCGTGGAAAAGGAAGAAAAGCATACCTGAAGGTGTTAAAGAAGAAATTTGGAATTCTTGGCTTAAAAAATGGGAATCAGAGGATTGGAAAAAGAAATCCGAGCAGGCTTCAAAAAATAGAAATTCAGAACCGTGTGGTCCCGGTACCGGTGTCGCTAAGCATACAGGAGGATCCAAAAGTGCGTTAGAGCACGCGAAAACGATG GTAATTGAAGGTGGTGTGAATGAATGGACATTTTTTCGAAAGTTCCATATGAGGAAAGATGGGGAATTTGTTGATAGCAAATCTCGTATTACTAAT GATAAGATACAAGCCGCCGTCGATCTTGCCAGTCAACCATTAGAAGATGGAACTACACCCGTAGTTGACATTAATGCAATATATTATGATGTTGTTGGTGGTGAGAAGAAGAGGCGTGTATATGGATTGGGATCTCAAGCATCGGTCTTTTATCCTCGACATTTGCCATCTACGTCTACCCCGTCCAATTGTTCAACCTCAGATGATGTGAAAAGGATGATGGAGTCTTTGAAGGAACAACATGAGTTCTTGTCTAAGAAGGAAGAAGCTATAACAGAAAAGCTGAACTTTTtatctgaaaaagaaaaaactatagAAGAGAAGATGGAAAAATTAGAACGTATGCAACAAGATTGTTTGCGGGGTTTTCAAAGCTTAAACAATGATATGTAG